CTGGTCAAGTCGGGCAAGCCGTTCATCGTGGAGAAGACGCCGGGCAACACCTTCCAGTGGCAGCGCATCGCCGAGACCTGGCCCGACGCCCGGTTCGTCTTCCTGCGCCGCCACCCCGCCGCGGTGTCCCGTTCCTGGCACGAGGCGGTCCCCGACCGCACCCGCGAGGAGGCGGCGACCCGGGTCCTCCAGTACATGGAGGCGATGGAGGAGGCCCACGCGAAGCTCGGCGGCCACATCCTCACGTACGAGAACCTCACCGCCGACCCCGCCACCGAACTCCGCGCCCTATGCGACTTCCTGGAGCTGGACTGGCAGCCCGGCATGCTGGAGTACGGCAGCAGCCTGGAGGGCGCGGTCCTCGGCGGCGGCTTCGGCGACTGGAACGACAAGATCCGCTCGGGCAGGGTCCAGCCGGACCGGCCGGCTCCGACGGCCGAGGAGATACCCGAGGTGCTGCGGGGGATGTGCCGGACGTGGGGGTACCTGTAGAGAGCCCCTACAGGAGATACCTGGAGGGGGTCTCCGTAGGAGCGGTGAGTGGTTCAGGGGCCGCCAGGTCAGGGGCTGTGAGATCAGGGGCCATGGGGGCAGTGGCAATGGGGGCCTGGGTCAGCCGCATGCCTGGCGGCTGTGCACGAGGAGTTCGCGCGGGGCGGGGCCGGGCGTTCGCCGCCGGGTCAGGGCGAGCAGCGCCGGTGCGTCGACGTCGTCGACGGTGCGGGCGGTGAGGCGGTCGCGGTGGTCCGCGGCCATCGATTCGCCGAGGACGGCGACGCCGAGCCCGCGGGCGGCGAGGCCGGCGATGGCATCCGCGGAGCCGGCCCGCAACGCGAGGTCGGGGTGGATGCCCT
The DNA window shown above is from Streptomyces sp. NBC_01451 and carries:
- a CDS encoding sulfotransferase family protein, whose amino-acid sequence is MSILRKLNSKLAETTGYQVRRVPAPKPGATAKPGTLDAVPKPRSPRPARPPAAPRHPVDPTVDRLLNRPVFVLAPVRSGSTLLRMMLGAHSELHASHELHLTGLEVYFKSGSPTERSFEALGLGYEDLEGLLWDRALHRELVKSGKPFIVEKTPGNTFQWQRIAETWPDARFVFLRRHPAAVSRSWHEAVPDRTREEAATRVLQYMEAMEEAHAKLGGHILTYENLTADPATELRALCDFLELDWQPGMLEYGSSLEGAVLGGGFGDWNDKIRSGRVQPDRPAPTAEEIPEVLRGMCRTWGYL